In Sandaracinaceae bacterium, the DNA window GGTCAGGGCGGCTTCGCCGCGCGCCAGCCCTTCGTCGATTCGGCGCAGTATGGTCACGGAGTCCTCCGGGGAAGTTTCGGGCGCGCACGGTGACGCGAGCGCGGGAGGCTATCAAGTCGCGGCGCCGCGCGAAACACCGGCGTAACATGCGACCGTTCGGTCAGGGCTCCGCGGACGCGAAGCCGAGTTGCTCGGGGAGCGCGGCAGGAGGAAGGCCGGCTCGCAGGGCGGTGACGGCTTGGGCAAAGCCGCGGTCTCCCGAGCGAGCCACGAGCTGCTCGATGGCGAGGCGGGCGCGCGCGTAGGCGGCACCTGCCGTGGTGCCATCGCTGCCGAGGCCGAGGTCGCGGTCGATGCTCTGAAGCTCTGTTGACGTGAGCGGCGCGCTCCCTCGTGTGGCGTTGGGGTCGAAGGGCTCCTCGGCGAAGCGCTGCGCCAGGCCCTCTTGCAGCCAGCGCGGCGCGAGCGGGGTGAGGAAGTCGAGCTGGGCGTGCAGGGCCTCGTGGCGCGCGCTGCGCAGGAGCGTGGCGTCCAGCTGCTGGCCCACCAGGACCACGTGCAGGACGCCGTCGTAGAACGCCTGGGACCAAGAGGTGCCGCAGGTGGCCGCGCTGAAGTCGTCGAGGGAGGCGTGGACCCACACCACCAAGCGGGGGCGAGCCGGCCCACCCAACAGGCGCGCCGCGGCGTCGAGGTCGGCTCGCACGGCGCGGGCGAGCTGCGTCGAGGCGTCGTCCGGCAGAGACGAAGCGGCCCACACCGTGATGCCCGAGAGCTCGCTGCGGTGGAGCGCGGAGAGAGCGAGCTGAGTGGCCTCGGCCCGCTCGCGCAGCGCTGCGCCCAGCGGTGGGTCCTGCGCCGCCGGGCCTGCTGGGGGCAACGCGTTCAGCGCGGCGAGGGCTGCGGCCGCGTCGCCTTCGCGCGTGGCCGCTCGGGCGAGCGCCAGCAGCAGCGCCGGGTCGCGCGCTCCGGCCGCAAACGCCTCGTCCAGCAGGGCACGCCGGCCGCCACGCTCCGGCACCAGCAGCGCCTCGATCCACGGGATGGCCGCGTCACCCGGAAGCCAGCCACGCGCCTGCGCGAGCAGCGCCACCACGCGCGCGTTCGACCCGGGTGGAGGCGCCGCGTCAGTGGCCACCAGCGCAGCCAGCGTGGCATCCACGGGCAGCGTGGGGTCCGCGGCGAAGTCGGCACGGGCATCGTGCAGCGCCAAGAGCGCCATGCTGCTGGTGCGGTCCTGCAGCAGCGCCTCGAGCGCGCCTCGCGCGGCGGGCGACACGTCCGTGCGCGTGAGCCAGGCGCGCGCGCGGCCCTCGAACGACGTCACGCGGGCGTGCAGCGGAGCCCCCAGATCGAGCGCGCCGCGCTCTGCATCGAGGCGCTGGCACAGGGTGGTCGCGCGGGGCTCGGGGGCAGGGTCAGCAACGGTCGGCGGGGGGTCGCGCCGCACGGGCCGGGGGGCAGGCAATGGACCCACCGCCGGAGCCGCGCCGCGGTCGCAGGCGAGCGCGGTGAGCAGCAGAAGCGCGGCGAGCGGCAGGTGGAATCGGGGCAGCACACGGGCACACTAGCGCGGCCTCGCGACCCGCGTGAACGCATACAACGTACACGTACCGCCCCCCTCGCCCATGGGCTATGGTCCCTGCCCGTTCGACCCCCACGGAGAGTGACATGCTGAGTTTCGAGCTTACCGAAGAGCAGAAGGCGCTGGTCGACGAGACCCGCCGCTTCACCAAAGAGAAGATCATCCCCATCGCGGCGGAGTGCGACCGCAAGCACACGTTCCCGAACGACGTCTTCAAGGAAGCCTGGGAGATGGGCCTCGTGGCCCCCGGCATCCCCACCGAGTACGGCGGCAACGGCGTGGGTGAAGTCGAGCACGTGCTCATCACCGAGGAGCTGGCCTACGGCTGCACCGGCATCCAGACCAGCTTCACCGCCAACACGCTGGCCGCCACGCCCATCCTGGTGGCGGGCACCGAGGCTCAGAAGAAGAAGTACCTGGGCATGCTCACGGCCGAGCCCATCTTCGCCGCGTACGCGATCACCGAGCCGGCCGCGGGCTCCGACGCCGCGGGCATCCAGTCGCGCGCCGTCAAAGACGGCAACGACTACATCGTGACGGGCAGCAAGTGCTTCATCACGAACGGCGCGTGGGCCACCTGGTACACCGCGTTCGCCACCGTCGATCCGGCCCTCGGCCACAAGGGCATCATCGCGTTCATCGTGGACCGCGACGCTCCCGGTGTGAGCGTGGGCAAGACCGAGGACAAGCTCGGTCAGCGCGCCAGCAACACCGCCGTCATCAACTTCGACGAGGTGCGCATCCCCGCGGCCAACATCCTCGCGGAGCCGGGCCATGGCTTCAAGGTGGCCATGCAGACCTTCGACCGCACGCGCCCGGACATCGCCGCCGGCGCGTGCGGCCTCATGCGCCGCGCCTTGGACGAGAGCATCGCCTATGCGCTCGAGCGCAAGACCTTCGGCGTGCCCATCGCGCAGCACCAGATGGTGCAGGCCATGATCGCCGAGATGGGCATCGCCTACGAGGCCACCCACCTGCTCATGCTCAAGGCCGCGTGGATGATCGACCAGGGCAGCCGCAACTCGCTCACGGCCAGCTACGCGAAGGCCTTCGGCGCGGACCAGGCCATGCGCGTGGCCACCGACGCCGTGCAGGTCTTCGGCGGCAACGGCTACATCACCGAGTATCCGGTGGAGAAGCTCATGCGCGACGC includes these proteins:
- a CDS encoding acyl-CoA dehydrogenase family protein translates to MLSFELTEEQKALVDETRRFTKEKIIPIAAECDRKHTFPNDVFKEAWEMGLVAPGIPTEYGGNGVGEVEHVLITEELAYGCTGIQTSFTANTLAATPILVAGTEAQKKKYLGMLTAEPIFAAYAITEPAAGSDAAGIQSRAVKDGNDYIVTGSKCFITNGAWATWYTAFATVDPALGHKGIIAFIVDRDAPGVSVGKTEDKLGQRASNTAVINFDEVRIPAANILAEPGHGFKVAMQTFDRTRPDIAAGACGLMRRALDESIAYALERKTFGVPIAQHQMVQAMIAEMGIAYEATHLLMLKAAWMIDQGSRNSLTASYAKAFGADQAMRVATDAVQVFGGNGYITEYPVEKLMRDAKILQIYEGTSQIQRMVIAKNLFAGVR